In Thermoplasmata archaeon, a single genomic region encodes these proteins:
- a CDS encoding D-aminoacyl-tRNA deacylase — MFLLVASEPDRASMTIRDAVLSLVDWEVLGEQFDGNPVWKHKHLFLVTMKNLHIYAEQFDIAVRNSGLEFEKIIVLSRHKSETGIPTLTVHPIGNFSKAEFGGRDFDFAPAAPELMGNALRKLFLLGAGMDYKISLEVTHHGPFVETPIMFIEIGSNEERWRDQKAAEVIARTVLALEETKYPVIVGFGGGHYAPRFTEMVHGKKLNFAHMVPEYAIPTLTTETLERVLSKPKPDYVYIHEKGLKKENLRKVEELLRSFSIPCCSSNDFEPI, encoded by the coding sequence ATGTTTCTTCTAGTAGCGTCAGAACCAGATAGAGCAAGTATGACTATTCGCGATGCAGTCCTTTCCCTTGTTGACTGGGAAGTTCTAGGCGAGCAATTTGACGGTAATCCCGTTTGGAAGCATAAACACCTTTTCTTGGTCACGATGAAAAACCTACACATATATGCAGAGCAGTTTGACATTGCAGTCAGAAATTCTGGACTTGAGTTTGAGAAAATCATTGTTCTTTCAAGGCATAAGAGTGAGACAGGAATTCCTACATTGACAGTACATCCTATCGGGAATTTCTCAAAGGCAGAGTTTGGAGGTCGGGACTTTGATTTTGCTCCTGCAGCACCAGAACTTATGGGCAATGCTCTGCGAAAGCTGTTTTTGCTCGGGGCTGGAATGGACTACAAAATTTCGCTCGAGGTAACACACCATGGTCCATTTGTGGAAACTCCAATAATGTTCATAGAAATAGGGAGTAATGAGGAGAGATGGAGAGACCAGAAAGCTGCAGAGGTTATCGCAAGAACTGTTCTTGCACTGGAAGAGACAAAGTATCCCGTGATTGTGGGATTCGGTGGCGGACATTACGCACCGAGATTTACAGAAATGGTTCACGGAAAAAAGCTCAACTTCGCCCATATGGTGCCAGAATACGCAATACCTACACTTACAACAGAGACACTTGAGAGGGTGCTGTCAAAGCCGAAACCAGATTATGTTTACATTCATGAAAAAGGGTTGAAAAAGGAGAACCTACGAAAAGTTGAAGAATTACTTCGCTCATTTTCTATTCCTTGTTGTTCCAGCAACGACTTTGAACCCATTTAA